From Anaerohalosphaeraceae bacterium, one genomic window encodes:
- a CDS encoding flagellar basal body P-ring protein FlgI yields MKTKKLSAFCRRQLGAASLLMPVFLFSCATEQKPALPLEQPVDLNKTIGNLADLYQFNAIEVRGFGIAAGLNGTGSSECPPALRAELEKYIRQQLPKTGGLSPRQFIDSPNTAVVEINGTIPRLAEKKETFDLLVFPIDRTTASLDGGYVYTAPLKERSTFVRYDQYAKTFASAHGQLFRNKLDQENASNWYLLGGGTVENEAALSLVLREPSFQAVNVIRNRLNERFGPDTATAVSSSEISLKIPPRYREQKERFLSMVHKFYLMNEEAAVKRHIEGLLEKLKKETDKTDAEIGLEAVGKRVLNRLAPLLGSADDKIRFHAARCMLNLGDEEALSVMEAFSKDTNNPYCLAALETIGLTVRPRKSEPILLRAASSDLPDVRLTAYRQLERIQSSSISRNLIADSFVVDRVFCSGRPLIYVFRSEAPKIVLFGSPIHCKPDVFLQSENTGILLNAKPEDKMIAVSRRHPNRPRLIGPIYSNRELSALIRTLGESADPSDNPKKQPGLAVPYQDIILLLKQLAENKMVDAEFLAGPMTQAGSFLQKTAQNDR; encoded by the coding sequence ATGAAAACAAAAAAACTCTCTGCTTTCTGCCGGCGGCAGCTCGGTGCAGCCTCCCTTTTGATGCCGGTTTTTTTGTTCAGCTGCGCAACAGAACAAAAACCAGCGTTGCCGCTCGAACAGCCCGTAGATTTAAATAAAACTATAGGAAACCTTGCCGACCTTTACCAGTTTAATGCGATTGAAGTCCGCGGATTCGGGATAGCAGCGGGTTTAAACGGGACCGGCTCCTCTGAATGTCCGCCGGCACTGCGGGCGGAACTGGAAAAATACATTCGCCAACAGCTTCCCAAAACAGGCGGTCTAAGCCCCAGGCAGTTCATCGACAGTCCTAATACAGCTGTTGTAGAAATCAACGGCACAATTCCTCGTCTTGCGGAGAAAAAGGAAACCTTCGACCTGCTGGTTTTTCCAATCGACCGGACGACCGCGTCTTTGGATGGGGGATATGTTTATACAGCCCCTCTCAAAGAACGCAGCACCTTCGTTCGTTACGACCAATATGCAAAGACTTTTGCCTCCGCCCACGGCCAATTGTTCCGCAATAAACTGGATCAGGAGAATGCTTCCAACTGGTACCTGCTTGGAGGCGGAACAGTCGAAAATGAGGCCGCCCTGTCTTTGGTTCTGCGGGAGCCGTCCTTCCAGGCCGTCAATGTTATTCGCAACCGGCTGAATGAGCGTTTCGGCCCGGATACGGCAACAGCGGTATCTTCTTCAGAGATTTCCCTGAAAATACCGCCCCGTTATCGGGAACAGAAAGAACGTTTTCTTTCTATGGTTCATAAATTCTACTTAATGAATGAGGAGGCGGCGGTCAAACGCCATATAGAAGGTCTCTTAGAGAAGTTGAAAAAAGAAACTGACAAAACCGATGCAGAAATCGGTTTGGAAGCGGTCGGAAAGAGAGTATTAAATCGATTGGCGCCCCTGCTGGGTTCCGCAGATGACAAGATTCGTTTTCATGCCGCCCGATGTATGCTGAATCTTGGAGATGAAGAGGCCCTGTCTGTTATGGAAGCCTTTTCCAAAGATACGAACAATCCTTATTGTCTTGCGGCTCTTGAAACGATTGGGCTGACGGTTCGCCCCCGAAAATCAGAACCGATTCTTCTTCGGGCGGCCTCCAGTGACCTTCCGGATGTGCGGTTGACTGCCTACAGACAACTGGAAAGAATCCAGAGTTCCTCCATTTCCCGCAATCTGATTGCAGATAGTTTTGTCGTGGACAGGGTTTTCTGCAGCGGACGCCCTCTCATTTACGTCTTTCGCTCCGAAGCACCCAAAATTGTCCTTTTCGGCAGTCCCATTCACTGCAAACCCGATGTCTTCCTCCAATCCGAGAATACAGGGATTCTTCTGAATGCCAAACCCGAGGATAAAATGATCGCTGTATCCCGAAGGCATCCCAATCGTCCCCGACTGATTGGGCCGATTTATTCAAACCGTGAATTGTCCGCCTTGATTCGGACACTCGGAGAAAGCGCTGATCCGAGCGATAATCCGAAAAAACAGCCGGGTCTGGCGGTGCCCTATCAGGATATTATCCTTCTGCTCAAACAGTTAGCGGAAAACAAAATGGTGGATGCGGAATTTCTGGCCGGCCCTATGACTCAGGCGGGTTCTTTCTTACAGAAAACGGCACAAAACGACCGATAA
- the smc gene encoding chromosome segregation protein SMC, which yields MKLEKVVINGFKSFADKTELQFNQPITGIVGPNGCGKSNVVDAIKWVLGSQSPKSLRSGQMADVIFSGSSSRKPSGMAEVSLHFSGGQTLGLEQDELTITRRLFRSGESEYLLNGKSCRLRDIRNLFLDTGVGVSAYSIIEQGQIDQLLHASKVDRRIIFEEAAGISRFKVHKKEAERKLERAEQNLLRLADIINEVQRQLRSIKLQAGKARSFLEYTQRLKELRIRFSLAEFHKYKTQQKEKEQTLGQWQERFAQTAAEVSRLDAAESRLHSQLTQAEAEIGRWDNTLIAARSRIEQQIERIRFLKDRLSELQKRKNEANEQVRTISRQCSHFVESIETLREKLQAGEGRLHELNQRMQRQEEKIRQSSRFYAELQSQLDDEKSGILDIVRRTAQLHNEIQSLNTYRNNLSGQKTRLSGKAAQVQEQTAVWLTEKAQLQTRLEEIQSVLRQLNHTLSEQKASMEAVGQEEALLRKSLEQLKEQRSGLTAERNVLREMENRREGLNEAVKTILDRYRHNKQSGLIEGVLADILHTDVEYAPAVEAALGPALQALLVNDTRQFLDEKSIYSDLNSRLQVLCLDRFEPFRDFLDVREMNGVRGRLIEFVSFEEQYAPLCWSLLGKVLLVDSVETALDLAARLDREYQFVTLGGHLVSNGMLLSVGPLNQSAGAGLLSRKSRIEQIESVLNNLQEQISRQEEHLQQADQKYAHLSKVCQDLRTSIYEATAERVDTESRLRLIEQNLKRLTDEQPLIFEEMKQLEEEIQQSVRREHESQGKLKELEELNRQRTEQIAALQKSLDEKKTELEKETAALTDLKIQYGQAVEQQKSIHQQISSLQSQLQHSRIALQAARTEFHSSQEQIVQTERAVLKTESEMNRLYLEKETAQRQSRLLHKQIEALQAEQKESEQRLRQSRRVQQEIEESIHQIQIDLGQIQVRQEDLIQRVREELQMDLAAQYETFREEQTDWEAVQEEIRQLREKIERLGHVNVEAIDQQEELEKRAAFLSGQAEDLQQSKAQLMQLIERINRESREKFAATFEQVRTHFQQIFRKLFGGGKADIFLENPEDLLESGIEIVARPPGKETRTISLLSGGEKTMTAIALLFAVFQSKPSPFCVLDEVDAALDEANNERFNLIVQEFKQHSQFIIITHSKRTMSIADVLYGITMQMQGVSKKISVQFESIEKAADTAVA from the coding sequence ATGAAGTTAGAAAAGGTTGTCATCAATGGATTTAAGAGCTTTGCGGACAAAACTGAACTTCAGTTTAACCAGCCGATTACAGGCATTGTCGGCCCCAATGGATGCGGGAAAAGCAATGTAGTGGATGCTATCAAGTGGGTTTTGGGCAGCCAAAGCCCGAAAAGTTTACGAAGCGGCCAGATGGCCGATGTGATTTTCAGCGGTTCCAGCAGCCGAAAACCCAGCGGAATGGCAGAAGTTTCCCTCCACTTTTCCGGCGGGCAGACTTTGGGGCTGGAGCAGGATGAATTGACCATCACACGACGTCTGTTTCGCAGCGGAGAAAGTGAGTATCTTCTCAACGGAAAATCCTGCCGTCTTCGCGATATACGCAATCTCTTTTTGGATACAGGCGTCGGCGTCAGTGCTTATTCGATTATTGAGCAGGGCCAGATCGACCAGCTGCTCCATGCCTCCAAGGTAGACCGTCGGATTATTTTCGAGGAAGCCGCAGGGATCAGCCGATTCAAAGTGCACAAAAAAGAAGCAGAACGAAAACTCGAACGGGCGGAACAAAATCTGCTCCGATTGGCCGACATCATCAATGAGGTCCAGCGGCAGCTGCGGAGTATCAAACTGCAGGCCGGGAAGGCACGCAGCTTTCTTGAATACACCCAGCGACTCAAAGAACTGCGCATCCGTTTTTCTCTTGCTGAATTTCACAAATATAAAACCCAGCAGAAGGAAAAAGAACAGACTCTCGGCCAGTGGCAGGAGCGTTTTGCACAAACCGCTGCGGAGGTGTCCCGTCTGGATGCAGCCGAGAGCCGTCTGCACAGTCAGCTCACCCAGGCCGAGGCGGAAATCGGCCGCTGGGACAATACCCTGATTGCCGCTCGCAGCCGAATTGAACAGCAAATAGAGCGCATTCGTTTCCTGAAGGACCGACTGTCTGAACTTCAGAAGAGAAAAAACGAGGCGAACGAGCAGGTTCGCACCATCAGCCGCCAATGCTCTCACTTTGTGGAAAGTATTGAGACACTTCGAGAAAAACTGCAGGCTGGAGAAGGACGTCTGCACGAACTGAATCAACGGATGCAGCGGCAGGAGGAAAAGATTCGCCAAAGCAGCCGGTTTTATGCGGAACTTCAATCACAGCTGGATGATGAAAAGTCCGGCATTCTCGACATCGTTCGTCGAACGGCTCAGCTGCATAACGAAATCCAGAGTCTGAATACGTATCGAAATAATTTGTCCGGCCAAAAGACCCGTCTAAGCGGAAAGGCGGCCCAGGTCCAGGAGCAAACAGCTGTATGGCTTACGGAAAAAGCCCAGCTTCAAACACGTCTGGAAGAGATTCAAAGTGTCCTGCGGCAGCTGAATCATACCTTATCGGAGCAGAAAGCATCGATGGAAGCCGTCGGTCAGGAAGAGGCTCTGCTGCGAAAGAGTCTCGAGCAGCTCAAGGAACAGCGAAGCGGACTTACGGCCGAACGAAATGTTCTCCGAGAGATGGAAAACCGGCGAGAGGGGCTCAATGAAGCCGTGAAAACCATCCTCGACCGATACCGTCACAATAAGCAGTCCGGCCTGATTGAGGGAGTTCTGGCGGATATTCTTCATACGGATGTAGAATATGCCCCGGCTGTGGAGGCCGCCCTCGGGCCCGCTCTTCAGGCCCTTCTGGTCAATGACACGCGGCAATTTCTCGATGAAAAATCCATTTATTCCGACCTGAACAGCCGGCTTCAGGTGCTTTGTCTGGATCGCTTTGAGCCGTTCCGGGATTTTCTGGATGTTCGAGAAATGAACGGAGTTCGTGGCCGGCTGATTGAATTTGTCAGTTTTGAGGAGCAGTATGCTCCCCTCTGCTGGTCGCTGCTGGGGAAAGTGCTTCTTGTAGATTCTGTAGAAACGGCTTTGGATTTAGCCGCCCGGCTGGACCGAGAATACCAATTCGTCACGCTCGGCGGACACCTTGTAAGCAACGGAATGCTTTTGTCTGTGGGGCCGCTGAATCAGTCTGCCGGTGCGGGGCTGCTTTCCCGCAAAAGCCGAATTGAACAGATTGAATCTGTACTCAACAACCTGCAGGAACAGATCAGCCGACAGGAGGAACATCTGCAGCAGGCCGATCAGAAATACGCTCATCTTTCGAAGGTCTGTCAGGACCTTCGCACGAGCATTTATGAGGCAACTGCGGAACGGGTGGATACGGAGTCGCGTCTGCGTCTGATCGAACAAAATCTCAAACGGCTGACGGACGAACAGCCCCTGATTTTCGAAGAGATGAAGCAGCTGGAGGAAGAAATTCAGCAGTCTGTCCGGCGTGAGCATGAATCACAGGGCAAACTGAAGGAATTGGAGGAGCTGAACCGCCAGCGGACGGAACAGATTGCCGCTCTTCAAAAGTCGCTGGACGAGAAAAAAACAGAGCTGGAAAAGGAGACGGCCGCTCTGACGGACTTAAAGATTCAGTACGGGCAGGCCGTCGAACAGCAGAAATCCATTCATCAGCAGATTTCCTCGCTTCAAAGTCAGCTGCAGCACAGCCGAATAGCTCTCCAAGCTGCCCGGACCGAGTTCCACAGCAGTCAAGAACAGATTGTACAAACGGAACGGGCTGTGCTGAAGACCGAATCGGAGATGAATCGTCTATATTTGGAAAAGGAAACAGCTCAGAGGCAAAGCCGTCTCCTGCACAAACAGATTGAAGCCCTTCAGGCCGAACAGAAGGAAAGTGAACAGCGCCTTCGTCAGAGCCGGCGGGTTCAGCAGGAGATTGAAGAGTCGATTCACCAGATTCAGATTGATCTGGGGCAGATTCAGGTGCGTCAGGAAGACCTGATTCAGCGTGTTCGGGAAGAACTTCAGATGGACTTGGCTGCTCAATACGAAACCTTCCGGGAGGAGCAGACCGACTGGGAAGCCGTTCAGGAAGAAATCCGCCAGCTGCGGGAAAAGATTGAACGGTTGGGACACGTGAATGTGGAAGCCATCGATCAGCAGGAAGAACTGGAGAAGCGGGCAGCTTTTCTTAGTGGTCAGGCCGAGGACCTTCAGCAAAGCAAGGCCCAATTGATGCAGCTGATTGAGCGAATCAATCGGGAAAGCCGGGAAAAGTTTGCCGCCACCTTCGAGCAGGTGCGAACCCATTTTCAGCAGATTTTCCGGAAACTGTTCGGCGGCGGCAAAGCGGATATCTTTCTCGAAAATCCGGAGGACCTGCTCGAAAGCGGCATTGAAATTGTCGCTCGCCCCCCCGGAAAAGAAACCCGAACCATCAGTCTGCTCAGCGGCGGCGAAAAGACAATGACGGCCATTGCTCTGCTGTTTGCCGTTTTTCAAAGCAAACCGTCTCCTTTCTGTGTTCTGGACGAAGTAGATGCGGCTCTGGATGAGGCCAATAATGAGCGGTTTAACCTCATTGTTCAGGAATTCAAGCAGCACAGTCAGTTTATCATTATTACACACTCCAAAAGAACCATGAGCATCGCAGATGTTCTTTACGGCATTACCATGCAGATGCAGGGGGTCAGCAAAAAAATCAGTGTTCAGTTTGAAAGCATAGAGAAGGCCGCAGACACAGCAGTGGCCTGA
- a CDS encoding pitrilysin family protein, with translation MESVEQMTLPGGLTVLVQPVSGVESASFSFLLPGGSAALPDGCCGAAAVLNDWLFRGAGPYDSRRLVEELDGIGLHRQSSVSPEYLSYGGSLESENLSRALELYADILLRPRLEEDLFEPSRQLARQELEALDDDPRQKVSVCLYERFYPDPLGRPCVGKEEDLRQLTPSQTKILKERLFAWSGAVLAAAGKIDTHAFLKHIERLFGEIPPSRECPPVLRAAAGGYQHFPNPGAQVHIGFMTEVPPFDSPMYYSIMAACMVLGGGMSSRLFTEVREKRGLCYAVGTRYHSLRSCAGIAGYAGTTPDKAEETLSVILSEFRRLRNGISEDELLRAKTGLKSTLIMQNESTSARASRLAADWFYLKRIRPLEEIRQAIESLRIQSIQEFLDGPYGRKFTFVSFGPQPLQTLQKKE, from the coding sequence ATGGAATCTGTAGAACAAATGACTCTGCCCGGGGGCCTGACTGTTCTGGTCCAGCCCGTCAGCGGTGTAGAATCGGCCTCTTTTTCTTTTCTGCTGCCCGGCGGCAGTGCCGCCCTGCCGGACGGCTGCTGCGGCGCGGCGGCGGTTCTGAATGACTGGCTCTTTCGCGGAGCCGGACCCTATGACAGCCGCCGTCTGGTGGAAGAACTGGATGGCATCGGCCTTCACCGCCAAAGCAGCGTAAGCCCGGAGTACCTCAGCTACGGCGGTTCTCTTGAATCCGAAAACCTCTCCAGAGCTCTTGAACTGTACGCCGACATTCTTCTGCGTCCGCGTTTAGAGGAGGACCTGTTTGAACCCAGCCGGCAGCTGGCTCGTCAGGAGCTGGAGGCTCTCGACGACGACCCCCGACAGAAAGTCAGTGTCTGCCTTTATGAGCGATTTTACCCGGATCCGCTCGGACGACCCTGTGTCGGAAAAGAAGAGGACCTTCGCCAGTTAACACCCTCGCAAACCAAAATCCTCAAAGAGCGGCTGTTTGCCTGGTCCGGAGCTGTTCTTGCGGCGGCGGGAAAAATCGACACGCACGCCTTCCTGAAACACATAGAGCGGCTGTTCGGAGAGATTCCCCCCTCTCGGGAATGTCCCCCTGTTTTGCGTGCAGCCGCCGGAGGGTATCAGCACTTCCCGAATCCGGGTGCTCAGGTGCACATTGGTTTTATGACGGAGGTTCCTCCGTTTGATTCACCGATGTACTATTCGATTATGGCGGCCTGCATGGTTCTTGGCGGAGGAATGAGCAGCCGGCTCTTTACAGAAGTACGGGAAAAAAGAGGACTCTGCTACGCCGTAGGGACGCGGTATCATTCCCTCCGTTCCTGCGCCGGTATTGCCGGATACGCGGGAACTACGCCGGACAAAGCGGAAGAAACCCTTTCCGTTATTCTTTCAGAATTCCGCCGGCTTCGAAACGGAATCAGCGAAGACGAACTCCTTCGTGCCAAAACGGGGCTGAAAAGCACACTGATTATGCAGAATGAATCGACCTCCGCCCGTGCTTCCCGGCTGGCGGCGGACTGGTTTTATCTCAAACGCATTCGACCTCTGGAGGAAATCCGCCAGGCCATCGAATCGCTCAGAATTCAGTCCAT